CGCGCAATGACTGGCGACAATAACGGAATCAATAGCACATCACGTTTCGATAAATTAATGCCACACGTTTTATTTCCGCCACTCCGCGCGCGCACCACGCGTGTTTCCTCCCTGCCCAACCCCCTCCCGCTGCATTAAAACAACGCGATGTTGCAGGTATTTACAGCGGGACGCCAGTTCCCGAGTAATTCTTCCTAATTGCCAGGGCGGCGCAGACTGGGATTAAAATGCACGGTGCGTGGTGGAAATAGTTAATGCCCACCACACACTCGCGAGAATAAAAATCTCTTTCGTTCccttgtacatatatatatgtatatatcgtccttttctttctttttctttttctcgataaaataattcgtTGAAAAAGGCCGTGGTATATCCTCCTAATAAAATTGTGTTGAGCAAAAGCGAGTAACTTAATAGAGATTTGGGAAAACtttaaagagaatatatattttttaacaacgGGCTTTTTTTAAGCCATGCTGcaaatttcgatatttatatcgaaattTACACGTGCATTGCGGTTTAGACGCGTATTGCTTcctgataattattaaatttaattataaagtttgtGCTGGCGCGtgcgaaatatatttaatatagtcaAAAACAATGAAGCTGAGAAAGGGAGCGTAACCCTCGTCACCGTGAATTAAAGTAAAAGGGCAAATGGTGCAGTGGGACGCACGCGGTATTAAAGAGGCCGGAGTGTCGGAAGGGGGATGATTAATCGTCGAGCAATCTCTCCTATGCGttcgtagaaaaaaaaaaaagaaaggaaaaaaggaagacaCGCGTAGGCGAACACGAGAACGACCGATGATATGACATGTTTACTAAATGTATCGCACAATCTTGATCTACGGCCCTTGACTAATGACACTTATTACGTATACGGCATAAATTCGTATATccgataaaaaagaaatgtagaaCATCTTATCGACGGAGACGGTTTTAATTTGTCAAGAATGCAGtgatttgataattaaaaataaaaatccgtTTCAAACGGCGAAGCAATAAAGATTTCTTTTCGTCGTTTACAATAGAGTTTGTATTTATCGCGCTGTAGAACCGCGAGGCGCGattaaaacagtaaaaaaaaaattatgaacacATGTTGATGGTACGATTAAATCTGTGTACTTATATCGTTGGAATTTGATTTATAGATTTCCAGAGGCTCTCGAGTTCTGACAGCCACAGGGGTTCCCCGGGTTTCACTTCTCGGGGCTGTACCTTAAGTAATTTGAAtggagaattaaaaatttagcaaGCAGCCGGACATAAAGTTTGATACGGAAAGATCAAAATCTCTTTGAGGATAGATTCTCTTGCGCGTGCAGAATCTCTTCTGGAATATCCCGCGTGCGAGATAGCGGGCTCGAAATGCCTCAACGATCTAATGTATTCCTTTGATACGTTTCGGATCGCGCGCGTCCAACTTTCTGAATAAGAGACAACACCTTTACATATCGCgatactaaatattttcttcaaattcaATAATGCACTCGCTCGCGCTATCTCAACATTGTACTTACAGCTCCCTATCTTAAGGAATTGCATCGAGTCCTGAGACACGTGACGGAGGTGACGGTGCGTGACGAGTAAAATTCACAGAtaattttaacgaaataaaaaaagtcatctgtatatataaagcCTTCTATCGTAAAACAGTGCACTTTCCTTATAAAGTAGCGAAAGTTTAAAATAAGTGTAAAATAGCGAAATGTGTTGTattgcacattttatttttaaggcAATAATATATTCACTTCAATAGAGCAAGCTTGAGAGCAACGCAAGGATATTTCTACCTATTCTAATTGCTTCTAATCGATGATACATGAAAACGTTTCTCAAACGGAGACAGATATgaataaagaacaaaaatgtgtaaaaacaATTCGGATACAACGGATGTTCAACTAGCTTCCTCCCTCACGCTGAGATAAACTCTGATAATGCTGATGCGAGGTCTAAAAGCGTGGCATAATTCAAGGTTCGAAAGGTTGCGTCAACCGAACGTTCATCGTATACGTGGCATTGGCATTGACAAGCGTGCGAATGCCGCTATTCTCGCGTATTTATGGATGCACCAGGGAAGAGGTTACGCCGCTCGAAGCTCAATATACCCAATCAAACATTGTTCTAACGCGAGTCTTACTTATTCTGCATAACCATGAACATGCCGGCGAGGAGGTTACACGCCGCGACGACACCTCAATACGTCTAATCAACATTGACAAACGCCCAAGGCGATATACCGCACGTAGAGAGGGGAAGAGATTACATCGCGCGAGACGTCCCTCGGTGATGCAACTGATGCATATAATCAGCGGGAACCGAGTTCCGGGATGCAATCCTATGTATTTTGCGGACGCGTGTAAAGTCCGACGCTCACCGTTGACCGAAATTTCGAATGTGTCTAATCAACGGTTATTCGGACATCACGTCGTCCCCCGTGCATCTCCGGAATCCGAAATTATCTTATCGAAGCCGGACACGTGTAAACGACGGCGCGTCTATAAATATACCAGAGGAGGAAAGATCGCGTCACGTGTGAGCCGCGTATCAACACATCGGCAGGCAGAGACAGGCTGCTCAACGCGCCGCTCCACATATCTATAGACGTATACGAGGAAGAAGGTCGCCTATCGCGCACTGACGGAGCCTCGACCATGCCAGCCTGCCCTAATACGAACGCGGCTCGCGTGCTTCGCGGACATATATGGGAGAGAGAGGTTACGTTAGCCCGACGTTGACTCTCGACGGGGCACACGCGCGAGCGCCGCTCCGTGCATCCATAAATACGAAAAAGACGTCGCGCGTCATCGCGACGTCCGCAGTCGGCATCAATGGGTGCCTGTACGTAGGCTACGTATACAGTTATACACACTCGCGGTCCACTCGTGCATGAGGGAAGAGAGGTTACATATCGGGAGACGCTCGGGCTACCCGGGTCGCCGCcgccgacggcgacggcgacgacgacgacagcggcggcgcgcggcgcgagcgTCGGGAAATGTGTGTGTGCAGGGTGTACTCACCGTGTGGCTACCATAGGGCCTAGGAAGGGTGGTATTGCTGCCGGAGGTAGGGGTAGACACGGGGGTGGCGAGCCGCTGTGCTGTCTCCGTGCGACGAAGACGATGCGTAGACATCAGGCGGCACGGGACGCACCTCGTCGACTATGCCGCTCGTCGTACACACAGGTACCGTGCCGCACGCACCACGTACACGCGCCGTCATCCGGCGACGGTGGTTGTGGCAGGGGggcggaggaagagaggaagaagaagataacGAAAGCCCCCGTATGGAAAAACCGTGTGGAGAAGCTTCGAGGGAGACACCCCCGGGATATACTCGCGACCTCGCgcgacacgcacacgcacacactcgcacgcacgcacgcacgcacgcacgcacggcAGGGTGATGGGAGAAGGGCGGAGGAGGGAGGGGGCGGGAGAGAAACACTCGCCGGATAACTCGTCACGAGACTCCGGGCGGCGCACCAGGAAGCGTAGTACTCCGACGTCGacgtcggcggcggcggcggcggcggcggcggtggtggtggcggcggcggtggatTAATATGGCCGTCCCTCGGTTGACACGAAGGCTCGGATCGCGCGTAAAAGCGAGCGGTCGCAACGctgacggcgacggcgacggctgCTCGGCCCGGCTGGCGCGACGGCGAGATGGCACGGTgacgcggcggcgacggcaaCGGCGACGCACTTGGTTGGCGGCCTCGTAGCTCGCGTACGACGCGCACGCATTTGTTTCACTCGCGGGGAAACCACCACGCACCACCCACGATCACCGATGACTCGGCTAGGAGCTTTAAGCGCGACACACTCGACGTTACGCGTATCTCTatctccgtctctctcgctctcgcgctccctctctctcactcGTTGTCGCTCGCTCCGTTTCTCCCTCGCCGGATTTTTTCCACGCGCCAGCAGCCCGGCGGCGATTCCTGCTGATTCCTCTCGCGCCGCTTCCCTCACTCGCTCGTCTCTTAGCCTCTCTCGTTTCTCCGGCGATGCTCCGATCGCGCGagatctatctctctctctcttcgcgtAAAACGCGCGCCCGATGTTTCCGGGCCTACGTACTCTCACTCGCGACGGGCACGTATACGAGTTTCGGAACACTCGttatctctcttcctccccgAGCCGTCTTCTCTTTCCTTCGTCCTTCGTCACACAGACACACACTTGGCCGCCTATCTGTCGGGGTCGGTTTTCCCTGGCCGCTCCGTTGCCGATCTCCGCCGTGTCCCCGGGACACGTCCGAGGGTGAGAAACACCGTGTGCGGTCGCACACGAATCTTTTACGGCACTCGACGGGGGATCAACGGGCACCACCTTCGCTCTCAcgttctcgctcgctctctcttcaactctcttctctctttctcgctcgctctctcgcgctctcgcgTCTGTTCGTCGCCCGCGACGATGCTCGACGGCACGACGGCACTCGGTCCACACTCGGCGCACGCGGACGgacgtacgcacgcacgcactcacGCACGCACGGCTATCTTCACGCTGCGCGAGGACGTGACGTGACCTCGGTGCGAACAACGTCAACATCACCACCGTACGCTTTCGTGGCGGCCATCTTTTTCGGGGATACAGCGGCGATACGCGAATCGCGGAACGTGGGACGCACGCGCGTACAATGGGTGTAAGCAGCGCGCGAGGGCGCTGCGACTGGCGCGCGCCTCGTATGTCTCTTCGCGTCTGCCTGTGTATGCGCGTCCGTGTGTGTGTACGCAGTGTATACCTGTGTATGCCGTGAGCCGACACGCAGGGGCGTGCCGAGACCGCCGAGAGTCGAGGTGTTTACCAAATGTCTCTCGAATAACCGAAGAAAAACACCTCTCGCGCGAATCGTCTTTAtgagaaatgttatttttagcCTAACGGAGTTTTCCCTCAAAACTCGACGGAATGAGAATTACCGTTCCTATTACCGCGTTCCTACCGTGTCTCCCTTATATCTTCCAAAAAGGAGCACGAGAAAAAAGGGGGAAAGAACCTGAGAAAGCACGAGGGCACGCAGCTGATTGAGCCTATTCCGTAAACGTTAATTAACATACCACAGAAAAGCCGCGTGAAAAGCACGTAACGATAACGTTAACGGTTTACAGCATAGGCCCCTCGGTTAGAATATTTGGAAACACtttcgaataaaaatagaagttTGCAATGGCGTTCTAGTAAAGTTCTGTCCCTTGACTCCCTTGTAAAGAGCGCCTCgcgagaggaaaagaaaataaaattgtggtTGTATTTACATTTCGTCTGTCCGatgatttctttataaaacaGATGATCGAGGTCCTCATCGCGTCCCTGGTGGCAGTGGTGGCATGGCGCACACACCGGCGAGCAAACGTGTCACGTACGCCATCATCGTATGTGATCGTACATACGAGCACGCGATACCGGCTGgaccccccctccccccgccgTGGAAGGGGAAGTTGTGCGCATGAGCGGGACGCGCGAGCATCCGACGGCCATCACAGTCCTGGAGCGGCCGACTTTGACCGAGGGAACGCGGAACCGACCGACCGCCATTCCGCGCGTTCCAGCGCCAGCGGAGAGTCGTGGCGCCACGTTCGACCGTCTCGGAAAACCGTGCGGCCAATGATATCGCCGGTAATCGAGTCTTACGTCGGCCACGAAGGCTTGCCAACGCTTGGAAATTCCTCCGCTCGCGAGCTGAATTGAACGCCgcgaatattgttaaaatttgaaaataagcTAATTGATAAACTAGGATTGATTCGCGTGTACGTGTCCCAGACAACACCACGTTTAAAATCGGCACATAAGATGTCTTTATTTTGATGTATAAgatgtattttttaacttcTACTTGTTCTTtaagaattacattttaaattagaaaatgataaatgtaaacTCGCTTGCCCGTTCTGTTTAGtatgctatatttttttttaatttcaaacatGTTCCTTTCATGAGTATCATTTTCGTGAacgaaatcaaaatttatgcTTGTCATAAATAACGAATTATTCGATAATTGTGACAAAGAAATGTAATGTGTAATGTttagattaaataatacacgataatataaattttaaattccttTAGGAAAAGcaacttaaatattttctttcaaaatgtCGAGTACAAGCTCCGCAAAGCggaaataaaggaaaatagaAGTCACAGTCCTTTCGAAAGATAGTTTCTATTTCCATTCAATGTTCTATAAAAGTAATcccaaaagacattttaatgTTTCACTCTTGTGCtttgtaataaaagtaaaaatatttttagtatatatgaaacatcaaaaatagaatttcCTTATAGAAACAAACTTCGTTGTGttagaaaaatgttatacaaaCTTGCTCTACAAATTTGCTCTCTTATATAAATcgtaaatatgtgtataaagatatctttttctttcggtCAATAGACTACATAATCGATTGCCTCAAAATAAATGCTTTTgctgaatatatatgtacattcaATGTACATTAGGCATTTCAGAGCGGAGTTTGAAACTTGTTTACTTCCGTTAGATTCAGATTTCAATGCTACAAGTTTACAGCATCAGAGAAATTTAACTCTACCGAAGTTATACCAGTTTCAATCGTTGCTCTCCTGTATATAAACGTCTTAAAGAAGATGGAATGTTTCGTCCATGTATACTCCATCGAGATTTGtgctttgaaaaaaaaatagaatattgtTCGTACATAAACAGCTCCCCGTCGATCTAACCAGCGATCCGTAGCTGCGAGACTAATATTTCACAATCTCCTGCACCGCCGCGACAATGTTACGGGCACTGATGCCGTAATTGTCGAGCAGTACCGCTGACGGGCCGGAACGCGGTACATCCGGCACGGCCAGCTTCTTTACTATTACGTTTCTTTCCAAAGCGACCGCGGACTGGACCGCTTCTCCCAGGCCTCCTTGCGCGTAATGATCCTCAACGGTGACGATCCTGCCACCAACCTCTTTGGCGTTCTTTATGATGGTTTGCGCGTCGATGGGTTTGATCGTGAACGGATCTATCACACGGATGTTGATCCCAACCTTGGTCAACTCGTCGGCCGCCTTAATTGCCTCGTGCAATGTCACACCGGCACCGATCACGAGCACCTGATCCTTAGCGGAAGATTTAACCACTTTGGCTTTACCGACAGCCAGCGGCTCGTCGTTCTTATACAAAATGGCCGTGGCCGGGCGAGAAGTGCGAATAAAACAGATGCCCTTGGTGTTAGCCGCCAGTTCGACGGCGCGTTCCGTAGACACAGCGTCGCTCGGGTAAAAGATGGTAGAACCTGGAATCGCACGGAACATCGCGATGTCCTCTAAGCCCATCTGCGAAGGTCCATCTTCGCCGATAGACACGCCGCAATGCGAACCGACGAAGTTCACGTTCGTCTGAGATATCGCACCCATGCGGATCTGTAACAGAAGttaattatgcatttatttattatctttccaCTATTATTGCGTGTTAAATTTCACGAATATAGTTTGCGTCTCACCTGATCGAAGGCACGGGTGAAGAACGTCGCGAAAGCGGATACGAACGCGACGGTACGGTCTCTGCAAGCAGTACCAATGGCGACACCCACAACATTCTGTTCGGCAATGAATCCTTCGATAAATCTAGCCGGATCAACGGCTTTGATCTTCTCGGCGTAAGTGGAATTCTTTGTATCACCGTCCAAAGCTATGACACGAGGATTACTCTTTGCCAGctgaaataaaacaatcaaaAGATATATACACTTTGAGAATGTATTTTATTGACACacacgttaaaaatataaaaaatgtacaaaccTTTGCAAGAGCCGTGCCGTAAGCCAATCTAGTAGCTACTTGTTCGCCTGATTTGTAATTTGGAGGTGAAGCCAATGTAACGTTGCTGATATCTACAACGGGAGCATCATCTACAAGTGGCTTTTGTGGATGCAGTGCGAGAGGACCAGGGTTCTTCAGAAGCCCATTCAAATGctgtaaaattataagaaatatatttaaaaaatatcgtaataaattcttaatgcattcttataatatcgatatattgtttgtatattatataaatgtattaatattagagTATAATATACCTGAATAACTTCAGTCGCTTTGTTACCCAGAGGCTTGCCGTGCCAGTTTTCTTGATCTTCGATCTCAGGGAAGTTTTTGCCCTTAAAAGTCTTAGCTAAAATGGCAGTGGGACGTCCTTTTGTATTTTGCGCTTCATGGAAGGCCTAAAACAACATGACTTGTTAAGCACATGACTTCATATTCGCTTAGAAGATcgtatcaattaattaatataattactgtACCTTCGCCAATTCTTCTACGTCATGGCCATCCACGACTAAAGCATTGAAACCGAAAGCCTCTAATCTTTTGCGGTAAACTTCCATGTTATGTTGCAGCGAGGTCGGTTCGCTTTGTCCAAGACGATTGATGTCAAAGATAGCACAAAGATTGTCCAACTTGTAATAGGATGAGAAGTGAAGAGCTTCCCAGATAGAACCTTCGGCCGCTTCTCCGTCACCAATCAAACAGTAAACActgaaagataaataattgtacattatCGAGGAattataagagagaaaaagatgaatttgAATTGTGGCAAATtcaaatcatttaaaaatatcataattaatttatattaataaaaacaataatttattaaatataaatataaatcaaatagcATACCGGTAACTGGCTTTATCGTAATTCTTTCCAACATAAGCCATGCCCGCGGCAACTGAGAGACCTTGTCCTAGTGAACCGGTTCCTACGTCTACAAAATTGAGCCTCGGGGTAGGGTGGCCTTCTAAATCGCTGTCAAATTTTCTCAAGTTCAGTAACTCGCTAGACGGGAACAAGCCTGCTTCCGCCCATGCtacaataaaatagaaatataaagtatatcataaaacaattaattatttaaagatatatgagcaaatgttaaaacaaattataacaattaatattattgaatttattatattgaaatgtattaaaatatttaattaataataatttcactgTGTGactacaataattaataaagtatcaGTAAATTTACCTGCGTAAAGAATTGGAGCCGCGTGGCCTTTACTGAGGACAAATCTATCACTGTTCGGATCACGTGGTGCTGATACTTTGTAACGCATCGTATGGAAGAAGAGGACGGACATAATTTCGGCCATGGACGAACATGATGTTGGATGTCTGGAGcaaagcaaaatataaatctatatagaattaaataaaccCGAATAATTCAACTATAATTTCAGACtgtcttaataaaaaaaaagttcttcACAAGCGataattctttttcgaaatattcgTTCGCAAGGCGATAATTCTGTTCACGTAATCGAACGATATCTGTTTTTCTAAAATCATTTGCTGTCGTGGCAAGGTCAGATCGACAAGTCATCTATCGTCCGAATGTCCTATCTTCGATTATACGCGACCCCCCTTTCCGTGAAGGGTCACAGAGGCAGCATTGCGATTGCGACATTCATGAATGTGATAAatgtttgttacaaaatatgttataaaatctatCTTCTATCATTatgctatttataatttcagtCAAAACATAAAGTCGTCTAAGAAACGGAAAAAATAGAGACAAATAGAGTTTGAGTTTCGCTATTTATACCgcattaaagaaaaatcgcCCCAAATTCACAGAATCTATGCACAATAGTGATTTTACgttttgtacaatttatttaagttatataacttatacggattaaaaattacagataatattttgtctGAGTAAGGAAAAGAGCCTGATATACTCAAGATAGTCCGACAGACAAGTAGTTAGctgattataatttacaatctCTTGCCATACCCGCTTTTCGATGCCTCAGTCGCTCGCACGGACTCGATACGCAGCTTATTCGCGATATCTTGGAGTTTTTCCATGTTCGTGTCTCGCACCATCGTGAACTAAATTAACGCCCAAGAGTTCGTTGAGACTGTCGACGACAACGAGCGTTCGATCGCGACTGCCGGCGAGACGAGTTTCGGCAAACGAGCCGACTGCGCGCGATTATCTCCCTACCTCTTCAACTCGtcacaacgacgacgacgacgacgacgacgaggacgacgacgatatATAGAGCGTTCCGAATATATAGGGTGTCCCAAAACAAAACAACATACTAACGCGAGGAGCTTTCTACATTGAACAGTTTCTTCCTTGATATCTCAGAGTATCATCTTCCAAGTAAATCCTTCCACTTcaattataacatttacttGAATTTATACCTTAACTGATAACGGTGCTATCAATTACACTTGTACTTGCGTTCCTCTATCTTAATTGTTATCCCAATTATTCGGGTTCTTCGTGACTCGAAACGATAAACTCTGACAACGTGCGGAAAATCAGGATCTTATCACCTTGTTTCCGCCAATCGTACTGTAGATAATGTATATAGTCATTCGGCAAGGTATGTAAATGCAACTTTACGTCACAGTAAAGTTCCGCAGAACGTTCGCCATTCGTAGAGCAATTGATTTGCATACCagcaatttaaatgtatttagaCACAGGTACGTTACATAAACGCAAGtttctgttattttattttttgaaaaagacaAAAGGAATCGAAGAATTTACGTAAGAAAATCTTcatatatcttaaataaatttcgactTTGAGAATACAATATTCTGCTCTAATTAACCCTCCACTGAGTGTATTTTACACTCCCTACACTTCACAACAGCTTGAAAAAACGCGTGTTCTCGAATCATTTCAATACAGAACTGATTATTATCgaagaaacattaaaattaaagtttcaacttgttatattattaatgtacttcaagatatattaaacagaaaacaaaaaatactaattggtttaatatttgtagcataaatataatgtaaggTGTAATTTACAATCTACACGTCCACTGAAGAGTCAATAACCACCTCAACGAACGCTTTGCTCTTTGTAAAAttcatgcaaatttttttatattaatacattcaCTGTTTAAATTGTGCacggtaaattatttattagaaaaccTAATACACGCTGCCATTATCACGTTTCCTTCGCGCTGCGTGACCTCGACAAATGCAAGCGCGTGACTTTTTCACTTCTTACCTAGTTCTTACAATCATCCGTGCACAAATTGAAGGATATAAAGTAACAATCAACGAGGAAAGATAGTCATCAAGTCGATATCCTTaca
The window above is part of the Temnothorax longispinosus isolate EJ_2023e chromosome 8, Tlon_JGU_v1, whole genome shotgun sequence genome. Proteins encoded here:
- the LOC139817926 gene encoding transketolase-like protein 2 isoform X2; translation: MVRDTNMEKLQDIANKLRIESVRATEASKSGHPTSCSSMAEIMSVLFFHTMRYKVSAPRDPNSDRFVLSKGHAAPILYAAWAEAGLFPSSELLNLRKFDSDLEGHPTPRLNFVDVGTGSLGQGLSVAAGMAYVGKNYDKASYRVYCLIGDGEAAEGSIWEALHFSSYYKLDNLCAIFDINRLGQSEPTSLQHNMEVYRKRLEAFGFNALVVDGHDVEELAKAFHEAQNTKGRPTAILAKTFKGKNFPEIEDQENWHGKPLGNKATEVIQHLNGLLKNPGPLALHPQKPLVDDAPVVDISNVTLASPPNYKSGEQVATRLAYGTALAKLAKSNPRVIALDGDTKNSTYAEKIKAVDPARFIEGFIAEQNVVGVAIGTACRDRTVAFVSAFATFFTRAFDQIRMGAISQTNVNFVGSHCGVSIGEDGPSQMGLEDIAMFRAIPGSTIFYPSDAVSTERAVELAANTKGICFIRTSRPATAILYKNDEPLAVGKAKVVKSSAKDQVLVIGAGVTLHEAIKAADELTKVGINIRVIDPFTIKPIDAQTIIKNAKEVGGRIVTVEDHYAQGGLGEAVQSAVALERNVIVKKLAVPDVPRSGPSAVLLDNYGISARNIVAAVQEIVKY
- the LOC139817926 gene encoding transketolase isoform X1; the protein is MASYHKPELKTIQELRDIANKLRIHAIEATQASKSGHPTSCSSMAEIMSVLFFHTMRYKVSAPRDPNSDRFVLSKGHAAPILYAAWAEAGLFPSSELLNLRKFDSDLEGHPTPRLNFVDVGTGSLGQGLSVAAGMAYVGKNYDKASYRVYCLIGDGEAAEGSIWEALHFSSYYKLDNLCAIFDINRLGQSEPTSLQHNMEVYRKRLEAFGFNALVVDGHDVEELAKAFHEAQNTKGRPTAILAKTFKGKNFPEIEDQENWHGKPLGNKATEVIQHLNGLLKNPGPLALHPQKPLVDDAPVVDISNVTLASPPNYKSGEQVATRLAYGTALAKLAKSNPRVIALDGDTKNSTYAEKIKAVDPARFIEGFIAEQNVVGVAIGTACRDRTVAFVSAFATFFTRAFDQIRMGAISQTNVNFVGSHCGVSIGEDGPSQMGLEDIAMFRAIPGSTIFYPSDAVSTERAVELAANTKGICFIRTSRPATAILYKNDEPLAVGKAKVVKSSAKDQVLVIGAGVTLHEAIKAADELTKVGINIRVIDPFTIKPIDAQTIIKNAKEVGGRIVTVEDHYAQGGLGEAVQSAVALERNVIVKKLAVPDVPRSGPSAVLLDNYGISARNIVAAVQEIVKY